One Aspergillus oryzae RIB40 DNA, chromosome 2 genomic window carries:
- the iml1 gene encoding GTPase-activating protein IML1 (uncharacterized conserved protein, contains DEP domain): MGVEVGDVIEILPARYPGDGTHSAKTDFGSRSLRDSHVESSSTLHSDSMSKFKTPLQSRCLFVVKPLPQDIKTRNPKLELSVTTSIANIFGFKNRTTVHISIVDRAQCAASHVDISFRDQYMVRSDMWRLVMSELAERIVYKGQKIVFTGSIKATVKNIFIRGKKVLSGFFSPQTIPVFRSESAKYVLFIQMSREMWDFDSEGTGDILFSRVINGFLPELFKRWVNSDARHLVTIVLFTRVEYDASAIASSTFSSENLTSMFGPNHVPTRDFYRVVVNDMASGHWTTILDELKKDFRTFLRDVSILNVHNADTPTFNATGASKSQPATIAGRPSTALRGNILEAIHLASSHLAFDHIDRDMVHTGTSIIVITPGSGVFEVSYESLASTTEALTNRGIAIDLVCLSPMPLHSVPLFKYREPAHRPTTAAFGDIQHGGYSPEMRHSFASISSKTPHLSPKSALLDSFTGMSSKSQWSGRSNEWNYGIPHWLDISYWNPETYRESRRILKKDPNAPIPFTVTKQSKVFVPRVRMYEIQMMGVMESEQSNISIPYLSEGPNISRATSSTLGSSPGSLVPPKATFRRNSPFRHQLSDSLRPEPFLHNMASSKDAMLTIPKKTPKTVLSWMDNYDENVFQPFRKRRHRRKPSKIKRPSEPEVKASNAHERISARSISRLRENESTRSASRQIDIPLPAPKSPVSTKSASPKKPALKSSSKTKLPRISRTISFALRGLSSTPPRAQASTEVNVEHARGLPTSNSRKLSGVLADNRSVDSLTQPRRHGPKFEVNLSSGSRNGSSKSPQSKALAPWVRSVNPCNTPREVLRDTSWFGRWQHAYPRPPHVAVVKWKSLKSPAVLPLTTEEFPTPSELASDYLQTPYRVFPNEDSEGIEAPKTRGVLLREMISLRLSHGFQIVVGKNVVEASAQYTLQSPNVFDTHALERAGATVFLSKGNSIHRLICVEGAEIEVTRYTHRTSSLLASDQKRKFTLYSPAMRTILSPEYVVKDIKLDSTYEEYNWNYADNYVAGHRDYLFNPAQQLHFWRVRYVLIPMRLHFKSRRLHGFNEDNEEEIHLLGINQLTHIWQRHKYIPPEEKRFESSNKKRDQNPLNIMYQTRNPSEVIAAELDRIILVDPGLDSSPAQLLPESELLERSGISLSSLAQIIQGEKGVRMMDRRWHWRLHYNCFIGFELTTWLLQNFRDIDSREEAVEFGNELMKHGLFQHVEKRHNFRDGNYFYQISSEYRVSRPESRGSWFPQIRPDKSVPSTPVGEASKGSPISGHTRSDSTEDTQSQTPSTPSKLKNKASITLSKTMKYDVDPRKRSNRPEVIDLHYDRLHNPENCFHIELSWMNTTPKLIEDTVLSWASTAEKFGLKLVQVPIAEACAIDKTQPFRKPYCVQLKAPPPKGPIPLQCNSESFSQPVTLDHQYFHKALLRKFDFVLDFEARSSYPADVEVSYSWGMPDYQYPQYIHRSGSVLAQITGEGDFLLLANRLVSTRSAASRDMPRHERLDRPDQYRARAGTYDPVDRISPRLSPMARPVHEVHSPLSPQGHASIDSANLYRAPEHILTGFADFCNDPARLEQFYSEAQVRATSTKVGPAPTTLTDASIPSLELPASVVSHHISPPPGLPSRSSHNIAAPLSEIRRSRDDSNMSRGSPRSGSLRPLSLT, from the exons ATGGGCGTGGAGGTTGGTGATGTGATCGAGATATTACCTGCTCGGTATCCCGGAGATGGTACCCATTCTGCTAAAACAGATTTCGGGTCGAGATCTTTGCGCGACAGCCATGTTGAATCGAGCTCTACGCTTCATTCAGACTCAATGTCCAAGTTTAAAACCCCTTTGCAAAGTCGGTGTCTCTTCGTGGTCAAACCCTTGCCGCAAGACATAAAGACACGAAATCCCAAGCTAGAGCTTTCGGTCACTACCAGTATCGCCAACATATTCGGGTTCAAGAACCGGACAACCGTCCATATCTCGATTGTAGACCGTGCTCAATGCGCTGCCTCTCATGTTGATATCTCCTTCCGTGACCAGTATATGGTCAGGTCTGACATGTGGAGGCTGGTCATGTCGGAGTTAGCAGAGAGGATCGTTTACAAGGGACAGAAAATCGTATTCACTGGTAGTATCAAGGCAACTGTAAAAAATATCTTCATTCGTGGCAAAAAGGTCCTCTCCGGTTTTTTCTCGCCCCAAACCATTCCAGTGTTCCGCAGCGAATCGGCGAAGTACGTGTTGTTCATCCAGATGTCAAGGGAAATGTGGGATTTCGACTCGGAAGGCACTGGGGACATTCTATTTAGCAGAGTTATCAATGGGTTTCTCCCTGAGTTGTTTAAACGGTGGGTCAATTCAGATGCGAGGCACCTGGTGACCATCGTATTATTCACGCGGGTTGAGTACGATGCATCGGCCATTGCCTCTTCCACTTTTAGTTCAGAGAACCTGACGAGCATGTTCGGTCCGAACCACGTTCCCACAAGGGACTTCTATCGGGTAGTGGTCAATGACATGGCGAGTGGCCATTGGACTACTATCTTGGATGAACTAAAGAAGGATTTCAGGACCTTCCTAAGGGACGTATCGATACTCAATGTACACAATGCAGATACTCCAACGTTCAACGCAACTGGTGCATCCAAATCCCAGCCGGCGACCATTGCAGGGCGGCCAAGCACCGCTCTCCGTGGGAACATACTCGAAGCTATCCATCTTGCATCTTCTCATCTAGCATTCGACCATATTGACCGTGATATGGTTCATACAGGCACTTCAATTATAGTCATTACGCCCGGAAGCGGTGTTTTTGAAGTATCATACGAATCGCTAGCCTCCACCACTGAAGCACTCACAAACCGCGGGATCGCCATTGATCTTGTCTGTCTTAGCCCTATGCCTCTCCACTCCGTGCCTCTGTTCAAGTATCGGGAGCCAGCCCATAGGCCTACCACTGCCGCATTCGGCGATATTCAACATGGAGGTTATTCCCCTGAAATGCGCCATTCGTTTGCGAGCATATCAAGTAAGACGCCACACCTTTCCCCGAAGTCAGCTCTCCTGGATTCATTCACGGGGATGAGCTCTAAATCACAGTGGTCTGGTCGGTCAAATGAATGGAATTATGGGATCCCCCACTGGCTTGATATATCATATTGGAACCCTGAAACCTACAGAGAGTCTCGACGTATCTTGAAAAAAGACCCCAATGCGCCTATTCCATTCACTGTCACCAAGCAGTCGAAAGTTTTCGTTCCGCGGGTGCGAATGTATGAAATCCAAATGATGGGCGTGATGGAGAGTGAACAATCAAACATATCTATCCCCTACCTCTCAGAAGGGCCGAATATATCTAGAGCGACCAGTTCCACCCTTGGTTCTAGCCCAGGTAGTCTTGTACCCCCTAAGGCTACTTTCAGGCGCAATTCTCCTTTTCGACATCAGCTGAGCGACAGTCTCCGACCGGAGCCTTTCCTTCATAACATGGCAAGCTCAAAGGATGCAATGCTTACTATACCAAAGAAAACGCCAAAAACGGTGCTTTCCTGGATGGACAATTATGACGAAAATGTGTTTCAGCCTTTTAGAAAGCGGCGACATCGCCGGAAGCCGTCAAAGATTAAACGACCTAGTGAGCCAGAAGTGAAGGCATCTAATGCGCATGAAAGAATTTCTGCTAGATCGATATCGCGTCTTAGGGAAAACGAGAGTACTCGTTCAGCATCGCGACAGATTGACATCCCGCTTCCAGCCCCTAAGAGCCCTGTGTCTACGAAAAGCGCTTCTCCCAAGAAACCAGCCTTAAAAAGCTCCTCCAAAACCAAGTTGCCACGTATATCGCGCACAATCAGCTTCGCTCTCCGTGGCCTAAGTTCCACTCCTCCCAGAGCTCAAGCAAGCACGGAAGTAAATGTTGAGCACGCCAGAGGCTTGCCGACATCAAATTCAAGGAAGTTGTCGGGTGTGCTTGCAGACAATAGAAGCGTGGATTCTTTGA CTCAACCAAGACGGCATGGACCTAAGTTCGAGGTAAACTTGAGTAGTGGATCGCGCAATGGATCTTCAAAAAGTCCCCAAAGCAAGGCATTGGCTCCTTGGGTGCGCTCAGTGAACCCCTGCAACACCCCAAGAGAGGTGTTACGAGACACTAGCTGGTTTGGGCGCTGGCAGCATGCTTATCCACGGCCTCCTCATGTTGCGGTGGTCAAATGGAAAAGCTTGAAGTCCCCGGCTGTTCTCCCGCTGACAACAGAGGAGTTCCCCACGCCAAGTGAACTTGCCTCGGACTATTTGCAGACTCCATACCGTGTCTTCCCCAACGAAGACTCAGAAGGTATTGAGGCGCCCAAAACCAGAGGCGTGCTTCTCCGGGAAATGATTTCACTACGGCTTTCCCACGGGTTCCAAATCGTTGTCGGGAAAAATGTAGTTGAAGCTTCCGCGCAATATACCCTCCAGTCACCGAACGTATTCGACACTCATGCTTTAGAAAGGGCCGGGGCTACTGTCTTTTTGTCCAAAGGTAACTCGATACATCGACTTATTTGTGTTGAAGGTGCGGAGATTGAAGTCACGCGATACACGCATCGAACTTCCTCGCTTTTAGCGTCTGatcagaaaaggaaattcacTCTGTATTCTCCGGCAATGAGAACAATCCTAAGTCCCGAATATGTGGTAAAGGATATAAAATTAGACTCGACGTACGAGGAATACAACTGGAACTACGCTGATAATTATGTGGCCGGCCACCGAGACTACTTGTTCAATCCAGCCCAACAACTCCACTTCTGGCGTGTGCGCTACGTCCTGATCCCGATGCGTTTGCACTTCAAATCTCGACGGCTTCATGGATtcaatgaagacaatgaagaagaaattcatctGCTTGGCATCAATCAGCTCACACATATATGGCAGCGCCACAAGTATATTCCTCCGGAAGAAAAGCGGTTTGAAAGCTCCAACAAAAAGAGGGACCAGAACCCCCTCAACATTATGTACCAGACACGGAATCCATCCGAGGTTATTGCGGCTGAATTAGACCGTATCATACTTGTGGATCCTGGCCTAGACTCATCCCCTGCACAGCTACTTCCAGAGTCAGAGCTGCTCGAGCGCTCTGGTATCAGTTTATCATCCTTGGCGCAGATAATCCAGGGGGAAAAGGGAGTTAGGATGATGGATCGAAGGTGGCATTGGCGGCTGCACTACAATTGTTTCATTGGCTTCGAGCTTACAACTTGGCTGCTCCAAAACTTCCGCGACATTGACAGCCGGGAAGAGGCGGTCGAATTTGGTAACGAGTTGATGAAACACGGTCTCTTCCAGCATGTAGAAAAGCGGCACAACTTCCGGGATGGCAATTATTTCTACCAGATCTCTAGCGAGTATCGTGTCTCGCGACCTGAATCTCGTGGTAGCTGGTTCCCTCAAATACGACCGGATAAGTCAGTTCCTTCAACCCCGGTGGGTGAGGCCTCGAAAGGTTCCCCTATAAGTGGCCATACCCGCTCCGACAGTACCGAGGATACACAGTCGCAGACCCCAAGCACGCCGTCAAAATTAAAGAATAAAGCCTCGATCACGTTGTCTAAAACTATGAAATACGACGTCGACCCCCGCAAACGCTCAAATCGCCCTGAGGTCATTGATCTCCATTATGATCGACTGCATAATCCCGAGAATTGCTTCCACATAGAGCTCAGCTGGATGAACACCACTCCCAAACTCATTGAGGATACGGTCCTGTCGTGGGCTTCGACAGCCGAGAAATTTGGACTTAAGCTCGTCCAAGTTCCCATTGCTGAAGCCTGCGCTATTGACAAAACACAGCCATTCCGAAAGCCATACTGTGTCCAACTcaaagctcctcctcctaaGGGCCCCATTCCACTCCAGTGCAACTCAGAGTCATTCTCCCAGCCGGTTACATTAGACCATCAGTACTTCCATAAAGCCCTCTTACGGAAGTTCGACTTCGTCCTTGACTTTGAGGCCAGGTCCTCTTATCCCGCGGATGTCGAAGTGTCATATTCCTGGGGCATGCCTGACTATCAGTACCCTCAGTATATTCATCGATCTGGCAGTGTTCTAGCTCAGATCACTGGCGAAGGAGATTTTTTACTTCTTGCCAACAGACTTGTCAGCACACGCAGTGCTGCCAGTCGAGACATGCCGAGACATGAGCGGTTAGACCGGCCTGATCAATATCGGGCTCGTGCAGGGACCTACGATCCTGTGGACCGTATCTCTCCACGCCTTTCGCCCATGGCTCGGCCAGTCCACGAGGTTCATAGCCCCCTGAGCCCTCAGGGACACGCGAGCATTGATTCTGCAAATCTGTATCGAGCCCCCGAACATATTCTTACTGGGTTTGCAGATTTCTGCAATGATCCGGCTAGACTCGAGCAATTCTACAGTGAGGCGCAGGTGCGGGCGACTTCAACAAAGGTCGGCCCGGCGCCTACCACACTTACGGATGCGTCCATACCTTCTCTTGAACTACCTGCCAGTGTTGTTAGCCATCACATATCACCCCCACCTGGTCTACCATCAAGATCGTCACATAATATCGCCGCGCCACTGTCTGAGATCAGAAGGTCACGAGATGATAGTAATATGTCCAGAGGCAGTCCAAGAAGCGGCAGCTTGAGGCCACTTTCTCTAACATAA
- a CDS encoding putative sugar hydrolase (alpha-glucosidases, family 31 of glycosyl hydrolases) has translation MKFTEGMWRLREGIRIDWMNNVERLHINNEKVELLLNKFQRHRGDTLNSATVTASVTSPLEGIIGVKLVHWAGQVDNGPHYQLSSSTGHTKIDHEKNVKLDYGSGPLNLTINTAPNELDFVFSAAKGKLTGHSWRSIGYVGDQTTEKSRWDDGIFFERQGYMLAALDLGVGEKLYGLGERFGPFVKNGQSVDIWNEDGGTSSELTYKNIPFYISSKGYGVFVNNPGKVSLELQSERTTRVNISIAGEELEYFVVYGNTPKEIIRRYTALTGRPSLVPSWSYNLWLTTSFTTNYDEQTVTGFLDGFRDRDIPLGVFHFDCFWMKSYQWCDFEFDSEMFPDAGGYLQRLKERDLRISVWINPYVGQASPLFDEGKKNGYFIKRTDGSVWQWDYWQAGMAVVDFTNPAACTWFSNHLKRLMDMGVDSFKTDFAERIPYRNVQYHDGSDPTRMHNYYTLLFNKVVYETMTDRYGKSNSLLFARSTSPGGQIYPVHWGGDCESTYEAMAESLRGGLSLMLSGYIFWASDIGGFEGTPPPALYKRWVQFGLLSSHSRLHGSSSFRVPWIYGEDCSEVLRDCVKRKILLTPYLLAEALTGHDQGTPLMRPMFLEFPDDLNTYPLDTQYMFGSNLLVAPVFTDEGTVTFYVPRTPEDSQGKWISWFDHSKTYEPGQWYTETHGFDTLPILVRPGSVTPINPKLKAPQDDALDGLELLVNGSLTDEVAVQVVDPSKTHEVLKTVKVAVKGDEVVADATGVKVVRVRH, from the exons ATGAAGTTCACCGAGGGGATGTGGCGCCTGCGC GAAGGCATTCGAATTGACTGGATGAACAACGTCGAGAGACTGCACATTAATAATGAGAAAGTGGAATTATTGTTAAATAAGTTCCAGAGGCATCGTGGTGACACGCTTAATTcgg CAACTGTTACTGCAAGTGTAACGTCTCCATTAGAAGGAATTATTGGCGTCAAGCTTGTCCACTG GGCAGGACAAGTCGATAACGGCCCCCACTATCAGTTGAGCTCATCGACTGGCCACACCAAGATTGACCATGAGAAGAACGTGAAGCTGGACTATGGCAGCGGCCCCTTGAACTTGACCATCAATACAGCACCGAACGAATTGGATTTCGTATTCTCGGCCGCTAAAGGGAAGCTCACTGGTCACTCCTGGAGATCCATTGGTTATGTTGGCGATCAAACTACAGAGAAGTCTCGTTGGGATGATGGGATCTTCTTTGAGCGTCAGGGATACATGCTCGCTGCATTAGACCTCGGGGTTGGCGAGAAACTATACGGCCTTGGAGAGAGGTTTGGTCCATTCGTCAAGAACGGACAAAGTGTCGACATTTGGAACGAAGATGGAGGCACATCATCCGAATTGACATATAAGAACATACCATTCTACATTAGCTCAAAGGGATATGGTGTCTTTGTGAACAACCCTGGCAAAGTCAGCTTGGAGCTGCAGTCAGAGCGAACTACTCGAGTTAACATCTCGATTGCCGGTGAAGAATTGGAGTACTTTGTGGTTTATGGAAACACCCCTAAGGAGATCATCAGACGGTATACGGCTTTGACCGGACGTCCTAGTTTGGTTCCATCCTGGAGTTACAATTTGTGGCTCACTACCA GTTTCACCACAAACTACGACGAGCAGACCGTCACCGGCTTTCTCGACGGCTTCCGGGACCGGGATATTCCATTGGGCGTTTTCCACTTCGATTGCTTCTGGATGAAGTCATATCAATGGTGCGATTTCGAGTTCGACTCCGAGATGTTCCCTGACGCCGGTGGCTACCTTCAGCGACTCAAGGAGCGCGATCTTCGAATTAGTGTATGGATTAACCCGTACGTTGGGCAGGCTTCGCCCCTGTTCGATGAGGGCAAAAAGAACGGTTACTTCATCAAG CGCACCGACGGTTCGGTTTGGCAATGGGACTACTGGCAAGCAGGTATGGCCGTTGTAGACTTCACGAACCCTGCCGCCTGCACATGGTTCTCGAACCACCTCAAGCGCCTCATGGACATGGGCGTTGACTCGTTCAAAACCGACTTCGCCGAGCGTATCCCCTACAGAAACGTCCAGTATCACGACGGATCCGACCCAACACGCATGCACAACTACTACACCCTCCTGTTTAACAAAGTCGTCTACGAGACCATGACCGACCGTTACGGAAAATCCAacagcctcctcttcgctcGCAGCACCAGCCCTGGAGGCCAAATCTACCCTGTCCACTGGGGCGGCGACTGCGAAAGCACCTACGAAGCCATGGCCGAATCTCTCCGTGGTGGTCTCAGTCTCATGCTCTCGGGCTACATCTTCTGGGCCTCAGACATCGGCGGCTTCGAGGGCACCCCGCCACCAGCCCTCTACAAACGCTGGGTCCAATTCGGGCTTCTCTCCTCACACTCCCGTCTCCATggatcctcctccttccgaGTACCCTGGATCTACGGTGAAGATTGCTCAGAAGTCCTTCGTGACTGCGTAAAACGCAAAATCCTTCTCACCCCTTACCTCCTCGCCGAAGCCCTCACAGGCCATGACCAGGGTACCCCGCTCATGAGACCCATGTTCCTCGAATTCCCGGACGATCTCAATACTTATCCGCTCGATACACAGTACATGTTCGGTAGTAATTTGCTCGTTGCTCCCGTTTTCACGGACGAGGGTACCGTCACTTTCTATGTACCTCGAACTCCTGAGGATTCTCAGGGAAAGTGGATCTCGTGGTTCGATCACAGCAAGACCTATGAGCCGGGTCAGTGGTACACGGAAACACATGGATTCGATACTCTCCCGATCCTCGTTAGACCAGGCTCAGTCACTCCAATCAACCCGAAGCTGAAAGCGCCACAGGATGATGCGCTGGATGGTCTTGAATTGCTGGTGAACGGATCGCTGACGGATGAAGTGGCGGTCCAGGTCGTTGATCCAAGCAAGACTCATGAGGTATTGAAGACTGTGAAGGTCGCTGTGAAAGGCGATGAGGTGGTTGCCGATGCTACCGGGGTGAAGGTGGTTCGGGTTAGACATTAG
- a CDS encoding fungal specific transcription factor domain-containing protein (predicted protein), which yields MLDIQLSVMTGRPPHCSSDFCTTPHPVPFQEEEFLDDNVAQIIMDNESRNIFMEALSSRNSTKSTSEVTSSEGFGPPMSHHGKQYGQAAYNAVDSLTPNTSLYFLCLVDLGLIMRESIDTLYAPGAARKSWRERAKCLTSYPIRRNLHGSTMSHLGGRLGKNFARCRAG from the exons ATGCTAGATATCCAACTCTCTGTGATGACTGGCCGTCCACCCCACTGCAGCAGCGACTTCTGTACTACACCCCACCCGGTGCCATttcaggaggaagaatttCTAGATGATAACGTCGCTCAAATTATCATGGATAATGAGAGCCGTAACATCTTCATGGAGGCGCTATCCTCAAGGAACTCGACAAAATCTACCAGCGAAGTAACATCCTCCGAAGGCTTTGGGCCCCCAATGTCGCACCATGGTAAACAATATGGGCAAGCTGCCTACAATGCTGTGGACTCGCTCACGCCGAATACCTCGctatattttctttgtctcgtTGACCTAGGATTGATCATGCGAGAGTCTATTGACACATTATATGCCCCAGGAGCTGCTCGAAAGTCCTGGCGTGAG CGGGCCAAATGCTTGACCTCTTACCCGATTCGCCGGAACCTTCATGGGTCTACCATGTCTCACCTTGGTG GACGGCTTGGGAAAAATTTTGCAAGGTGTCGCGCTGGCTAG